One Drosophila ananassae strain 14024-0371.13 chromosome XR, ASM1763931v2, whole genome shotgun sequence genomic window, GGGTCCGCTGTAGCCGCTCCGGAACTGCGTGTGCCGAGTGGCCTTGGGCATGATCAGCGAGTTGAGGGGAACAATAAAggcctcctccacctcctccatATTGAGATGCAGCTCGGATATGTGGAAATCGGGGATCACACCCACCACCGGCACAATGGACGAGGTGCGTGGCAAGTGCAGCTCCTTGGCCTCGCCCCAAACTTTAATTCGATCGCGTGGGAGACCGATCTCCTCCTCCGTTTCCCGCAAGGCGCAGTCCACGTTGCAGGCGTCGTGCGGGTCCCGTCTCCCGCCTGGGAAGGATATCTGAAAGCTGTGACTGCGCAGGTGTCTCGATCGTCGGGTGTACAGCAAAGAAACCAGGTCCCTGTGGTAGAAGGCAAACCATTAGAGAGATCTTGAGTATTATACACAAAAGTATAGTTACCAGATAGAGCTCTATATACTTTTAAGATATCTATCTATGAGATACAATGTACATTAAGCTCTACCCAGCCAGAACTTACGACTCCCGCTCTTGGCACAGGGCAATGAGAACCGAGGAGACGTTCTTCTCGTGCTTGTTGGGCGTGAGGGTCTTGGGACGCGGAAAGGCGGGCAGGTTCCGCATCTTGTCCATGCACCTGTGCTGGTTCTCCGCCTCCAGGATCGACTTGTAGTCGTGGGAACTCAGATGCAGGTGATCCGTGTGGGATGGTGGGGCGACACTGGACGGCGAGGAAACGGCCATCGATTCCGGCATGGATGTCCCCAGGTGGCGGTACTGAGGACTCAGTAGCTTCAGATGCGCCATCATTAGCTGGGGGGTGGAGCGGTTCGCCAGCACCAGGCCGCGCACGTTGGCCAGGGACATCTTCTCCGGGTTGACAACAAATTTGCTTCGATTATGTGTATTATTATGAGTTCAATGCTAAATGATGTAAACAAATGGGGAAACGAACTTTGGAATTGAGTGGAATAACAGCGAATGCTGTGCTGTTACGCGCAAACGCTGAACCGTTAAGTAGATCTGTACAAATCAGCTGACTCTACAGCTGTTAAAGAAGGGCGcaatatttgaaataaaaactattcCATATCCAAGACAAATATctgatttaaaatatataggcCCAACTCTTTCGTTTTCAAACTCTTCGGGTTCGCTTCTTTTTATTCAGAAGAAAATTCAGAACAATGTCCATTTTTTAAAacgttttattaaaatttgtcaTCGCTTTGGGAGTCTgctgcacaaaaaaatatatattgcatttatttaataataatcgcCAGTGTTAACGCTAAATGTTTCTGTTTCCCTAGGTAATCGGTATGCAAAATGTTAGTTTGTTAGTCAATCGACAATTATCGACTGGTTTGGGGGGTTATCGCTTTGCTATCGTTTGTTATCGCCGTGCTATCGCCTCTTCACAATCCAGGCAAGGTACTGCTTACAATTTACAACTATTTAAACATTACTTTCGTTATTGGCGGCCGTCTGCTTGGCCACCGAGCCGGCTGCCACTCGGGTTCGGGTGAATTTGCTAATGGACGTGGGAGATGccgtagcagcagcagcagcggcggcggcgccGGCGGCAGCATCCAAATGAAGACTATTCCCGGCCGGATAGACACATCCTTTGCGACGACGTCCCGCCGGCGAGCCAGAGTTCCTATCACCGATTTGTACTAGGCTGGGCATGTCCTCGCTGCGGGTGAAAACGAACTCCTCGGACGAGAGCCGCTTCCTCACCCGTCCGCCGACCACATCCGGTCGCTTCCCGTTGCTCATCGGCGATGGAGAGGCGGGCGCCACCAAGGCCGGAGTCTCCAGGCCAGAGCCACCGCCCAGAACCGGAAAATGCGACTCCAGTACCCCCGGACGCATCAGTATCTCTTCGAGATGGGGTCCGCCATTCTGGCGTGCTGGCGTGACGACCTGCTCTAGCGAGGAATTGGCACTGTAGAAGCTTGTGTCCGTGGAACCCAAGCCCAGTCCGAGACTGGCGCCCGTTCCAACCGCGAGATCACTGCACTGACCGTGCTGGGAGCGAGTGCAGCATCCGCTCTGGGCATCCCGGCCACACGGACAGTGCGGGCACAGTCGCAGGCAATGGTCATCGGCTAGGATGTCGCTATCGCTGAAGGTTAACTTCTTGACAGGCTGAGCCTCCCTGGACACATCCTGCTCCCCTTCCAACGGATCCGCCGACTTGGAGGTCTGCGGCAACTGGGGCAGCCTCTGCAGACTGTGCGCCGAGGCTGACTCGAAGCTTTCGTCACTGGAGTCCAGACTGTGGTCCGGATAGATGCGCGGAAAGGTGACAAAGACGCGGCCCATTCGCTTGTACTGGTCCAGATTTCTGCTGTCCTCGGCACATCCTGCCAGGTTTTCCGTGAACTTGGGAGCCCGCCGCATCACCTTGGGCGTGTGCAGCTGCGACTCGAAGATGTCTTCGAGAGGTACCTTATGGGGCCCAACTGCCACTCCCATGTGGTGCAGGTACCGCTCAATACTGTTGGCCAGGCTAATGGGCACGCTGGTGCGCGATGAGACACTGGAGATCTCCGAGAGCGTTTCCGGGCTGGCCAATGGCGCCAGTCCGTACCAGTCGTCGTGAAGCAGGTCTACACCGGCACCTGTTCCTGCGTCCGAAGCCCTACGCAGAGCCTGCCGTTGGGCGAGGGGCAGAGTGCGAGGTTTCTTTTCCGAGTGCTGGCGCTCGAGGAGTACCCTTTCGCCCGACTGCCATCCGACCAGGGACCTCTCTTCCAACTGGCGGCCGAGCAGGACCGGGGGAGGGGTTGGGGCCATGTCGAAAGCCACCGCTTTGAGCCGGGGCACTGGTACGTCCTCCGTTTCAGGCTCGTGATTAGCAATCACTGTGCCCGTCGTCTCTGAGCTCATGAGGGATGGACTCTGCCGCAGAGCCACGGTGGCCAGGCTGTCGTCCAGAGCGCTTGATATGTCATAGGGGGTAAGGCTGCGGCCCAGAATGCTGCCCGCCAGGGAGGAGGCCTTACTGCCACGAGGTGGCATTGGTTGCAGGGGCATCGTACCAGTTCCACAACCAGATCCGTTCGTGAAGGATGTTTCCAGGCAGAGCTTGTGCTGGGCACTCGGCGTCAGTGGCAGGCAGTTGCTCAGGTTCGTGTAGGAACTTTGCGAGGGCCGTTTGCAGTGTGTCCGGCCATGATTCGTTTCCGTTTCAACTTCCGTTTCCGTTCCGGAGTTCGGTCTCACTGGATCCGAGTCGCCATTAGTGCTGCTATGAGCCAGCTCCTGGTGATCCGTTTCGGGACCCTCGTTCGATGCAGTGGAGAATGCATTGGATGTCTGGCGCTGGGGTTTGCGTGGCCCACTCGTTGTTACAACCTAGAGGAGAAGTGTCATGGATTAAATAATACCCTGTATTTTGGATCCAGCTTAGACGTAGTTTAGAGTCCTACTGTGTCTTTTAGTCGATTAATTGATCGATTGCTAGATAAATTTAGATCTTCTTCTGCGATAACTGCTTGACTGATGATTAATTTATCGAAATAATCGATTATTTATCCAGCAATCGAACCGATCAATCATGCTTTATACAGCTTATACAGTTACATTCAAATGCAGAAAGAGACGAATAGACGAATGTTGCGAGCGAGAGAGATTGAGAAAGCGAGCAAGTATGCAAGTATGCAAGTATGTATGTACAGTGGACAGTCGGACAGTGGGCTAGAGTGAAAGAGACAGATGCATATGCAGATAGCGTGTGACTAAGTACAGTTGAGTCAAAGGGTGAGTGAGTGGTACAGTTGCGCATATGGATTAAGAGTTCGATTTGGTGAGGAGTGGGTGTTTTTCTGGTTTTGGGTGGATCTGTGATCAGTGGGAGCTTACGGGTGCGAGACACAATATCGATATTCGTTGTACATACACAGCGAGTTCAATTACATTTAGAGATTATACAAAAATTAACgggttgtttttattttatttgtttgagGTTAGGTTGAGAGCGGGAGAGAAAATATACatagagagagatagagagagagagagagagagacttgtaattcggttgacataagaaattttgtttggttttagaGAGAGAGCAAAATGGAAAGTTGCTTTAGATCACTTGtttaatgatttaatttgAGATTGACTGTTATTTTATTCTAATATAGAAGTAGAAGTAGGCGGGCAGCTGTACCTGGTATCAGTATTTTGTGTTGTCgtagttgttgtagttgtagttACTGTCGTGTTATCATTACGTCTACGAGAGGTACATGCCTTTACGGTTCGATCTCTACAAGACACGACCTGTGCACATCATCGGGTAAGAACGATCGTATTTATCGTATTTGTATCGAAAATCGTTAAGTTTCGAAATCGAAAAGAAGCAGAACAAGAAGCGTTATTAAGTTCATCAAATTGTACACAAAGTTCGACTTAATTAGGTTTTGGGACTTTGGGGATAGACGGAGGTCCTTTTAGCTAGGATCCTTTTAGCCACTACTCTCTCACTGGCGTCTAAGCACCCAACCTCCCCCCAGCTAAGCCATTACATAAGCTTCACAACAACAACCATTCCCATGCAGCAGATGTTTCGTGTTCGTGTCGGTGGTTTGTGATTGGTGGCTTGTGGTTGGTGGTTAGTGGTTAGTGGGCTTGGAGTGTAAAATTCGAAATCAATAAACTTACCAAACCAAATCCGCATAAAGAACTCAAATCAAATGATCATTTTTCAACAAATTCAAACCAGATACTAGCGGTGAGTATTCCAAGTGCGTCCAAGATCCACAAACAGCTACTGAAACCTTGAAATTCTAGCAGAGCATGGGGAACTTACATGGGGAACTGCACAGATACCCACTCGACGCCTAGGTGtcggaaataataaaaagcataattcaaaataaaaattggtgTATATTGATcgtaaaaataaagaaatcaaTCCAGTTGAAATCCGGCCAGGGCCTCGACTCAAAGTCGAGATATTTCGCGGAGAGCATTGTGACACAGAGATTGGGAAACGAAATGCAATTACATTTGTTCAGCTTACTCGTTAATGGACAGACACGGGGAGTACTTAAGTGAATTACAAACAAAATTacaaacaatttaaatatacaACTTAGGCGTAATTGTAAAGATTCAAGTCCGTTGTCAAGgccttaaatacaaaatagtggactggatctggatctggacCTTAAGGTTTGCAAGTGCTGGCTAAGTATCGGTTCAGTATCTGAGGACATtaaatcaaaatatcttaagcgacaataaattaatacaaaaaaaagatgTAAATGTAACATTACTCAAAACTATAAACAATAAGCGATAACTCTTAGACTAGATACAATAAGATATTTGGGCATTTATGCTTGTCATGACTGAGGGAGTGTGGTTTTGTGTTCAAGTGGCTTTCTTTCAggtgtttttagtttttagtttttagttttcaagTTTCAAgtagttttttgtttcttcctTCCCAATGAACAGAGTCTGGACTAGTGGGCAAGGTAGAGACACAAGGACTAACTATATCGGTGCTGCGTACTCTATATAGATACGTTGCTCTAGGGACTATAGTtagactatatatatatacgattCTAGGACAACGACGACGACCACGGGTGGTGTACTAGGAGGGTGATGTTCATTCCCATTCCACTCCAGTCCAAGTAGTCAGATCAACTGGCCGTGGAGTAGCTGTGCTCCGAGGAGCTGGGCCCGTCCTCGAACTCTGAAATTACCTTTTTGAGAGCGGCCAGGACCTTGTCGGGCATGTGATCCTGCAGCATTACCGGCGAAATCAGCACCTCGTCAAAGTCCGTGGAGTCTGCCCAGATGGCCTGGTAGACGGGCTCCCGATTCTTCAGGACATTTCTgcaaaaatacacaaaacagCATTTAGAATCTGTTTCTATCTAAAGGTTTTCGAAATGAAATACAAACTACTTTCTATGGGGATATATTACACAGAGTTCTGCTAATCGATTTTTTACCACAAaaagctatatatatatatttaatatcgTAGAAATCTGCTTGAGATTCCTACCAGTATGATTTTTACTGAAAGTTTTGGATCGAAATTCATGCTGGGTCTTCTAATTCTCTAAGAATCTAAAAAGGAACTGATAAGGACACAACTCGTGTGAGTGTGAGCAGGGGGGGCAGAGAACGAGAGAATGAGAGGGGGAGACACAAAGACAGAGATAGATTCTAAGAAAGGGATGGAATGAGACATGCAACAATTAACatgcaaaaattatacaagAACTCTATGAGATAGTATCTTAAAACAGAAATTTAATAGATTCTTCTTTCGAACACACAACAAACCAAACAAGCTAATCAAAAACACAGAGAAAGTGTGcgaaagaaagagagagagcgcGAGCAAGAGCAGGATAGACATAGAAACAAagaaagagacagagagacggagagggagagagagagagagagagataaaCAAAGATAGAGATAGATGTTCAGTTACTGCAGCGCTGCTCTCAAGCTCTTCATCTTTCAATCTGTTGGATGCGATttgtatctgaatctgaacTCTGTGCTGTAGCTGTGTGGGTGTAGGTGTATATGTGGACGTATGGGTGTGtgatgtgtgtgggtgtgtgtgccTACCTCCAACCACTGTCGTATTTTTGCCTGaaagaatatttttgagaattattttcgtttctaTTACGTTTGGGAGGGCTTTTTGGAGGGCTCGGGGGttcaaaaacacaaattttcaacaaaaacaCGTTCAGCAACACAAATCTTGAACAAAACAATacgaaaaacaaaccaaaactTTAACAAGTGAGAGTAGTCGAGATATAGCCGACTATGTGATGCGCTGTCTTCGGATTTCAAATAAGTTCTTAGGCTGGACTTTCCTCTCCTAGGCCTGGACTTGCCCTAAAGATGGTTATATTTATGAGAAAATGTTGTGGAGAAATAAATTCAGAGTTTCGAGTTAATGGGACTACACTCTAATGGTCCCAGTAACTGAGACATCACGTTTCGTACGAGTAGTTACATAAATCTCACGGGCATGCCAGTCTTTGGACAGAAATTAGAGGTTTCGGTGGCGGAGCGCGAAGGGCCCGACCTCAATACTCGTGGAGTTCAGTGCCCCCCAGGTGCCAACCAGATCATGCACCGAGAAAAGTACTTAGTTTCAGGCAAGAGAGTATAGTGGTCTGAGAGCTAGTATCGAATGGGAGTGAATGGAGCTTGGTGGGTGATGTGACAGGCCCCAGTATCAATAGTCTAGCGAATGAGTAGGACTCCTGAACACCTGGCATATGAATACTCAATTTATGACCCATTTCTCGTACTGGGGCGCTGGGGTGAAGCTCAAGTCTAAGCAACTGACGTCATGGCGGTGAGTCAGTTGCGGATCAGTCCGGCATTCTCGCGACTCTCACTGGAGGCAGCTGGCAGCTGATAAGCCCCTCAATTAGCACGGACCTTGGTCAGAGACGCGGATCTGTGATCTTTGGCGAACTCGGATCTCAATTCGAACCAAACAAAACGACAACAAATAAATCACACGGGCTTTGGGGTCGAGGCGGAATCAAATGCGGATACGGATTCGGATTAACGCATTTAATTCTAAATTTGGAATCTTCTTTTCGTTTCTGGCCAATCGTCAACTCACTCTTCAGCCTTGGGATGGTGCCGCACTATGTGGATGATGCGGCCGGGCGGATACAAGGGCTGGTGCAACGTCAGAGCAATCGAGCTATCCGTCGGATGGGCGCTGGTCGACCGGGCAGTGCCACGTTCCTGGGGAAGAGTTCAGAGATACAATGTTATTGGAATGGCCAGCCAGTGGAATGGGAGATTTCAGTGGGAAGTACCTCCTGATACTGGTTTATGTGCGTGTCCTGGCCGGACATGTTCACCACGGAGGTGGGCTCCGGTCCACAGCCACAACAAATTACTGAGCAGGAGATTGTTTTCCACTAAAATGGGGCAAGAGAATGTAAATTTTAATAGTACTATCGGGGTGTCAGAGAAAGGACATCTACCTTGGGATCCACACTCCGCTGAATGGCATTTATCAGGTCGGCtcgcagggcttccatctggTTCAGGCCGATCCTGGGCACAACGTCCTTGCCCAGAACCACCGAGGTGATGAACGACTTGGAGTACTCCACGGCGGGCATACTGCAATTCGAAACAACAAACTACAGATCGGAAAACCAACAAGGAAGAGACCAAGCCCACCTGAGGAGTCCTCCAGGAGGAGAGTAGCTGAAGCACTGCAGAGTGGGATAGTCGGGTTTCAAGAGAATCGCCAGTATCGCCGCGGTTCCGGCGCCCAAGGAATGACCCACCAGCACCAGGTCGAAGGAGTGCGTCTGGCGATCGGGATTCCTCTGGAGCGCCTTCTCAATTATGTTGTCCTCCTGCAGCTTGTTCTTGATGTAGATCGCCGCCTGCACCATTCCCTTGTGGCCGAGCCAGTCGTCCCGCGGCGGCTGCAGCGGCAGCACCTCGCCCTCCGCATTCAGGTCCGTGAGTATGTCCTTCATGCTCAGGGTGCCCCGTATGCTGATCACTATCGCCCGGTGGGTGTAGTCGACGGCCACAAAGAAGGGCGTCTCGCCCACGTCCACGTGGTAGGTGGCGTACACGATGTCGATGTCGCCCATTTGGAGGGTTTTCTTCAGGGCGGCGTAGTTGCAGAGGCAGCAGTTGTCCTGGATCACTTCCGCGTCGTCGCCGCTGCCACAGAAGCAGCCAAAGCATCTGGGGGATAGGAAGATACATCATTCAATCTCATATCCAAATAAGTCATGATAACTTTTGATTATACGACTCCTGCCGCCCTCAAAAAGGTTGGCCCGGAAATGTACTTGTTCCCCTGCTCGTTAAAAAGTTTCAGTTAATAAAACTGAACTGAGAGAGCGTCCTGCCAGAGTCCTGCCACTCCCCGAAGCCTTGAAAATGCATTGCAAAATAAACTCACAAATTAACACGAAAAACGCCCCTCAAGGCTTCCCGATTCACAGCAAATGCGTAAACATTTCCCATCATAATGgcttgtagttttttttaattaaagctcAAATTTGCTTTTGTTTATTCGTGTAGCACATGACACACCTACGCCCTGGCTGCGGGGCTTTCCGCCCATATTTGTGTTTGCAATTTTCACATTTTCAGGGAAATAGCTGACTGAAAACTGCACCGCCGCTGCATGGCAACTTTTTCCCCTTTTCATCAGATCAGAGAGTGGGTTTTTGCGGGAATTCCAcggaattacaattttaatgGAGAGCACAACAAAATAAATCATTTCCTATGGCTTACAAATAAAATGTCCGAtttattgaattaaatttGAGGCTTTGACGCAAACACAATACTAAAAGCTTTCAATTACTGGCCCGAGGAATGGTAATATAATTGTTGCAGCAAAAAACTCCATCAGATATAATATGTTTGTGTAAAGTGCTTTGATTTTGTCCGATTGATGTTGGCAGTACATTGGGTAATTGGGTTATTAAGAGCCCAAATTGATGGTTATTGGAGAGCTCTGGCTGCCTGCTTAGTTTGTAGCAACTATTTTGGCCAAGAActgaacattaaataaattacaacTCACTTCAGTTCCGGCAAGAGGTGCCACATCTTGGTCCGGTTTATGATGACGTACATGGGCCAGCCGTAGGCGCCCTGGGCGAAGTACATGTAGTGGATGACCGTCTGAAAGAAGTCGTAGTTTTTGGCATCGTTGAGTGCTAGGAACTGGGTACGCTCCGTGATGGGCACGCCGCTGAGGAACTCGTAGGTGCCGTTCTTCCTTTGCCTGACAATGGCCTCCCTCTCGAGGCGTTGGAACTTCCGGAGCAGGACCAGTCCGGCCACCACGTCCGACGGCACCACGTCCAGCTCCCGGAAGAAGTCGCTCAGCAGTCGGGCGATGTCCGTGAAGGAGTTCCGGTTCCGCTCCGAGGAGCCCATGCAGCAGAACAACAGGCGACAGCGATGGTCCCAGCTGTCCTGGTAGGCCCTCATCACCTTTCTGGACGTGGGAAGGTTGGAaaaaggggtttgaattaGTTATGGACTGTCTATCCCATACTGTCTATGtgtaataaacaaaatatgtgACATTCACTTGCCTTTGCCGCCAATTTCGATTCATGGAGTTGCTTCTTTTGTAGTTGAATCTCGACTCCGTTTCCCGCATAGATCGCTGGTACTTCTTCATCTTCACCCACGAACGGCCTGCGGCGTCGAAGGTGCACCAGATGGTGATCAGGGTGATGACCACCAGGACCCAGTTGCAGATGATAATGGCTGTAAATCAAAGAATAATGACTACAAATCTAATCTATGTGAGCAGAACCTACCTATGTAGACCTTCTTGGGATCATCGATGGG contains:
- the LOC6501973 gene encoding diacylglycerol lipase-alpha isoform X10 gives rise to the protein MMPGLVVFRRRWSVGSDDLVVPGAFLLTIHFICFVIVSVSLVIFEYNTRILSVKLLFYHLIGYLLILFFSICVEIGICVISMRGSILDAEARTSINIWIYLKSLVILFDIAWLIVGSVWLGHYYSTSPIDDPKKVYIAIIICNWVLVVITLITIWCTFDAAGRSWVKMKKYQRSMRETESRFNYKRSNSMNRNWRQRKVMRAYQDSWDHRCRLLFCCMGSSERNRNSFTDIARLLSDFFRELDVVPSDVVAGLVLLRKFQRLEREAIVRQRKNGTYEFLSGVPITERTQFLALNDAKNYDFFQTVIHYMYFAQGAYGWPMYVIINRTKMWHLLPELKCFGCFCGSGDDAEVIQDNCCLCNYAALKKTLQMGDIDIVYATYHVDVGETPFFVAVDYTHRAIVISIRGTLSMKDILTDLNAEGEVLPLQPPRDDWLGHKGMVQAAIYIKNKLQEDNIIEKALQRNPDRQTHSFDLVLVGHSLGAGTAAILAILLKPDYPTLQCFSYSPPGGLLSMPAVEYSKSFITSVVLGKDVVPRIGLNQMEALRADLINAIQRSVDPKWKTISCSVICCGCGPEPTSVVNMSGQDTHINQYQEERGTARSTSAHPTDSSIALTLHQPLYPPGRIIHIVRHHPKAEEQKYDSGWR
- the LOC6501973 gene encoding diacylglycerol lipase-alpha isoform X5: MMPGLVVFRRRWSVGSDDLVVPGAFLLTIHFICFVIVSVSLVIFEYNTRILSVKLLFYHLIGYLLILFFSICVEIGICVISMRGSILDAEARTSINIWIYLKSLVILFDIAWLIVGSVWLGHYYSTSPIDDPKKVYIAIIICNWVLVVITLITIWCTFDAAGRSWVKMKKYQRSMRETESRFNYKRSNSMNRNWRQRKVMRAYQDSWDHRCRLLFCCMGSSERNRNSFTDIARLLSDFFRELDVVPSDVVAGLVLLRKFQRLEREAIVRQRKNGTYEFLSGVPITERTQFLALNDAKNYDFFQTVIHYMYFAQGAYGWPMYVIINRTKMWHLLPELKCFGCFCGSGDDAEVIQDNCCLCNYAALKKTLQMGDIDIVYATYHVDVGETPFFVAVDYTHRAIVISIRGTLSMKDILTDLNAEGEVLPLQPPRDDWLGHKGMVQAAIYIKNKLQEDNIIEKALQRNPDRQTHSFDLVLVGHSLGAGTAAILAILLKPDYPTLQCFSYSPPGGLLSMPAVEYSKSFITSVVLGKDVVPRIGLNQMEALRADLINAIQRSVDPKWKTISCSVICCGCGPEPTSVVNMSGQDTHINQYQEERGTARSTSAHPTDSSIALTLHQPLYPPGRIIHIVRHHPKAEEQKYDSGWRNVLKNREPVYQAIWADSTDFDEVLISPVMLQDHMPDKVLAALKKVVSCRDRTVKACTSRRRNDNTTVTTTTTTTTTQNTDTRYSCPPTSTSILE
- the LOC6501973 gene encoding diacylglycerol lipase-alpha isoform X4; this translates as MRGSILDAEARTSINIWIYLKSLVILFDIAWLIVGSVWLGHYYSTSPIDDPKKVYIAIIICNWVLVVITLITIWCTFDAAGRSWVKMKKYQRSMRETESRFNYKRSNSMNRNWRQRKVMRAYQDSWDHRCRLLFCCMGSSERNRNSFTDIARLLSDFFRELDVVPSDVVAGLVLLRKFQRLEREAIVRQRKNGTYEFLSGVPITERTQFLALNDAKNYDFFQTVIHYMYFAQGAYGWPMYVIINRTKMWHLLPELKCFGCFCGSGDDAEVIQDNCCLCNYAALKKTLQMGDIDIVYATYHVDVGETPFFVAVDYTHRAIVISIRGTLSMKDILTDLNAEGEVLPLQPPRDDWLGHKGMVQAAIYIKNKLQEDNIIEKALQRNPDRQTHSFDLVLVGHSLGAGTAAILAILLKPDYPTLQCFSYSPPGGLLSMPAVEYSKSFITSVVLGKDVVPRIGLNQMEALRADLINAIQRSVDPKWKTISCSVICCGCGPEPTSVVNMSGQDTHINQYQEERGTARSTSAHPTDSSIALTLHQPLYPPGRIIHIVRHHPKAEEQKYDSGWRNVLKNREPVYQAIWADSTDFDEVLISPVMLQDHMPDKVLAALKKVVTTSGPRKPQRQTSNAFSTASNEGPETDHQELAHSSTNGDSDPVRPNSGTETEVETETNHGRTHCKRPSQSSYTNLSNCLPLTPSAQHKLCLETSFTNGSGCGTGTMPLQPMPPRGSKASSLAGSILGRSLTPYDISSALDDSLATVALRQSPSLMSSETTGTVIANHEPETEDVPVPRLKAVAFDMAPTPPPVLLGRQLEERSLVGWQSGERVLLERQHSEKKPRTLPLAQRQALRRASDAGTGAGVDLLHDDWYGLAPLASPETLSEISSVSSRTSVPISLANSIERYLHHMGVAVGPHKVPLEDIFESQLHTPKVMRRAPKFTENLAGCAEDSRNLDQYKRMGRVFVTFPRIYPDHSLDSSDESFESASAHSLQRLPQLPQTSKSADPLEGEQDVSREAQPVKKLTFSDSDILADDHCLRLCPHCPCGRDAQSGCCTRSQHGQCSDLAVGTGASLGLGLGSTDTSFYSANSSLEQVVTPARQNGGPHLEEILMRPGVLESHFPVLGGGSGLETPALVAPASPSPMSNGKRPDVVGGRVRKRLSSEEFVFTRSEDMPSLVQIGDRNSGSPAGRRRKGCVYPAGNSLHLDAAAGAAAAAAAATASPTSISKFTRTRVAAGSVAKQTAANNESNV
- the LOC6501973 gene encoding diacylglycerol lipase-alpha isoform X9, which encodes MMPGLVVFRRRWSVGSDDLVVPGAFLLTIHFICFVIVSVSLVIFEYNTRILSVKLLFYHLIGYLLILFFSICVEIGICVISMRGSILDAEARTSINIWIYLKSLVILFDIAWLIVGSVWLGHYYSTSPIDDPKKVYIAIIICNWVLVVITLITIWCTFDAAGRSWVKMKKYQRSMRETESRFNYKRSNSMNRNWRQRKVMRAYQDSWDHRCRLLFCCMGSSERNRNSFTDIARLLSDFFRELDVVPSDVVAGLVLLRKFQRLEREAIVRQRKNGTYEFLSGVPITERTQFLALNDAKNYDFFQTVIHYMYFAQGAYGWPMYVIINRTKMWHLLPELKCFGCFCGSGDDAEVIQDNCCLCNYAALKKTLQMGDIDIVYATYHVDVGETPFFVAVDYTHRAIVISIRGTLSMKDILTDLNAEGEVLPLQPPRDDWLGHKGMVQAAIYIKNKLQEDNIIEKALQRNPDRQTHSFDLVLVGHSLGAGTAAILAILLKPDYPTLQCFSYSPPGGLLSMPAVEYSKSFITSVVLGKDVVPRIGLNQMEALRADLINAIQRSVDPKWKTISCSVICCGCGPEPTSVVNMSGQDTHINQYQEERGTARSTSAHPTDSSIALTLHQPLYPPGRIIHIVRHHPKAEEQKYDSGWSLFGLLCVRKKNLLNFCFKILSHRVLV
- the LOC6501973 gene encoding diacylglycerol lipase-alpha isoform X6, with protein sequence MMPGLVVFRRRWSVGSDDLVVPGAFLLTIHFICFVIVSVSLVIFEYNTRILSVKLLFYHLIGYLLILFFSICVEIGICVISMRGSILDAEARTSINIWIYLKSLVILFDIAWLIVGSVWLGHYYSTSPIDDPKKVYIAIIICNWVLVVITLITIWCTFDAAGRSWVKMKKYQRSMRETESRFNYKRSNSMNRNWRQRKVMRAYQDSWDHRCRLLFCCMGSSERNRNSFTDIARLLSDFFRELDVVPSDVVAGLVLLRKFQRLEREAIVRQRKNGTYEFLSGVPITERTQFLALNDAKNYDFFQTVIHYMYFAQGAYGWPMYVIINRTKMWHLLPELKCFGCFCGSGDDAEVIQDNCCLCNYAALKKTLQMGDIDIVYATYHVDVGETPFFVAVDYTHRAIVISIRGTLSMKDILTDLNAEGEVLPLQPPRDDWLGHKGMVQAAIYIKNKLQEDNIIEKALQRNPDRQTHSFDLVLVGHSLGAGTAAILAILLKPDYPTLQCFSYSPPGGLLSMPAVEYSKSFITSVVLGKDVVPRIGLNQMEALRADLINAIQRSVDPKWKTISCSVICCGCGPEPTSVVNMSGQDTHINQYQEERGTARSTSAHPTDSSIALTLHQPLYPPGRIIHIVRHHPKAEENVLKNREPVYQAIWADSTDFDEVLISPVMLQDHMPDKVLAALKKVVSCRDRTVKACTSRRRNDNTTVTTTTTTTTTQNTDTRYSCPPTSTSILE
- the LOC6501973 gene encoding diacylglycerol lipase-alpha isoform X7, which translates into the protein MMPGLVVFRRRWSVGSDDLVVPGAFLLTIHFICFVIVSVSLVIFEYNTRILSVKLLFYHLIGYLLILFFSICVEIGICVISMRGSILDAEARTSINIWIYLKSLVILFDIAWLIVGSVWLGHYYSTSPIDDPKKVYIAIIICNWVLVVITLITIWCTFDAAGRSWVKMKKYQRSMRETESRFNYKRSNSMNRNWRQRKVMRAYQDSWDHRCRLLFCCMGSSERNRNSFTDIARLLSDFFRELDVVPSDVVAGLVLLRKFQRLEREAIVRQRKNGTYEFLSGVPITERTQFLALNDAKNYDFFQTVIHYMYFAQGAYGWPMYVIINRTKMWHLLPELKCFGCFCGSGDDAEVIQDNCCLCNYAALKKTLQMGDIDIVYATYHVDVGETPFFVAVDYTHRAIVISIRGTLSMKDILTDLNAEGEVLPLQPPRDDWLGHKGMVQAAIYIKNKLQEDNIIEKALQRNPDRQTHSFDLVLVGHSLGAGTAAILAILLKPDYPTLQCFSYSPPGGLLSMPAVEYSKSFITSVVLGKDVVPRIGLNQMEALRADLINAIQRSVDPKWKTISCSVICCGCGPEPTSVVNMSGQDTHINQYQEERGTARSTSAHPTDSSIALTLHQPLYPPGRIIHIVRHHPKAEENVLKNREPVYQAIWADSTDFDEVLISPVMLQDHMPDKVLAALKKVISEFEDGPSSSEHSYSTAS